One window from the genome of Montipora foliosa isolate CH-2021 chromosome 5, ASM3666993v2, whole genome shotgun sequence encodes:
- the LOC138003675 gene encoding uncharacterized protein, with amino-acid sequence MEISEIWTSLSAAEGNSVQCDDDHAGEEPERELVVMGNQMLSVANNLMETQQPLPQVNDSNQLEDIQLIARARAVGIQYEFAHAGVQESDDDRRKRKRRNQRRVSDGERRLCAAIGDLPPPPLAGSSQLEDEAYCAIRAFEVDQMTYRFSYCDVCKERRLEGKGTGNMCTRCRRDKKVPRVWSGENNMDPLPLPAELSGMSDAEQMLIARLAPTVHVHMLRHGGIASKGHCIAFPQAVQEPATILPRLPAEVDIIRVRRQGKDDTHKDFRVRRHRVEEALRWLKDNNPAYSDIVIDSARIRNLLEDGELPNLRTVEFSETEHVDDQGPAPQQLVAGETDGNDDSTVSGVILAEPGVNVQAEVEAALNRVVSEPREVETDQAQQGAERPVIPWPTTDTTPASEFTTPYFFTMVFPCLFPYGKGDYHINRPISCPALHEWAEHLLWYQDGRFARHKVWKFIVHNMILRKRALEQSGYFVDQQLGDPHITVADLQERLARGDTSFTNKLLYFGANLRGTAQYWHQRRRELRAFVEFMVNEKHGLPSFFMTGSFTEFYFPPLKRLLEEYILQSMGEEVNLAENSNARFKAIQENTHVVVSYFDLRTQSYHEKVLKAVFGVSDYWYRYEFAKPRGQIHWHQLSWREDRQPHQLLHEAREDGCDENEYAARLSHWAEENFAMTALHPAGSDREGQSRKDLWPPPEGSADPILGDRDPLVKMLMEIAATQDGMLEDHLLLVNRVALHSCSDYCLRTPRHPEPGLQPRERVCRMEFGSEFRPGKKLQSGPEIVKDHNGAPRLEMPRDHPRLVQHSRYQLQSWRANGDVSLILSNSPPENPSTDDLIAIIDYVCGYACKDSEPTGATADLFKDMVNAVDTHDADEVSGKSMCAKMLMKTVGRRDISGPEASFELSGKALWRCSRSFTYLSMSGSRRLERDGETATCSTPLDKYLARPRQEQCSWYHFASKDGKVPVVSGGATHATWPLNEDYCRTMLLLHWPNWFDIQEVKGDAESWIDRFTDFICTADCPTFVKAQVSKARRYAEHPQERVFEEDEDEDAAAVAEEQPDWVDVYAGENQIFEGVERDLDYDDGGEEYDWSSTCIMVPEGEDPKMWLQERIKEDEEQEMETEDLELPQVSLSSLNENQRAIVSLVLHTLYNFVENQEHYHPLRLVVSGTAGTGKSYVIRCLQRLVRQVFGSNGAIQVITPTGNAAYLVQGSTAHSFLGIPTGARSCNELTVPSGPVLEKIQNKCENLKVLVGDERSMFGRTTMGWMEQHTRYAINRGANADELWGGIPVAVFMGDDVQLPPVCDTAVYIQDCRSAPSNHGRLVWTTFDSAVELTQIVRQTESEQQLRDVLMSLRTYSTTPQQIHWLQKFQWHNLRLTHGPELLGRMDEQGLFVFPTHRLEWERNKVKLLEWNRKPNHPVARIKALDNGRHAQKADSNKAGGLLPLLYLCRDSKVMLVTNLKAAWGLYNGAVGTVVDIVYADGNRPTDDPPPLPDVVYVRFPGYKGPPYINEDSTVVPIVPVSRCTDCSCRCKRLQVPLRLAWGTTIHKCQGMTVGNGEAFRYVVIHPGKHDFEAKNPGALFVALSRAKSAGGEGRVYPCKTNLEYSGYFQNFS; translated from the exons atggaaatttctgaGATATGGACAAGCTTGTCTGCTGCTGAAGGAAATTCAGTTCAGTGTGATGATGATCATGCAG GAGAAGAGCCTGAAAGAGAGCTTGTTGTAATGGGAAATCAAATGCTCTCAGTGGCAAACAACTTGATGGAGACACAGCAACCTCTCCCACAAGTTAATGACAGCAACCAATTGGAAGATATACAGCTTATTGCAAGGGCAAGAGCAGTTGGTATACAGTATGAGTTTGCACATGCTGGTGTACAAGAAAGTGATGAtgacagaagaaaaagaaagcggcGAAATCAAAGGAGAGTATCAGATGGAGAGAGAAGGTTGTGTGCAGCCATTGGTGATCTACCACCACCTCCACTTGCAGGATCAAGTCAGCTCGAGGATGAAGCATACTGTGCTATACGTGCGTTTGAGGTCGACCAGATGACATACAGGTTTAGTTATTGTGACGTTTGCAAGGAACGGCGCTTAGAGGGCAAAGGTACAGGAAACATGTGCACTCGTTGCAGAAGAGATAAGAAGGTACCAAGAGTTTGGTCTGGTGAAAACAATATGGACCCATTGCCTCTTCCTGCGGAGTTGTCTGGAATGTCAGATGCCGAGCAGATGCTGATAGCGAGGCTAGCACCCACTGTGCATGTACATATGTTGAGGCATGGAGGTATTGCTTCAAAGGGACATTGCATTGCATTCCCTCAGGCTGTGCAAGAGCCAGCAACTATTCTCCCACGCCTACCAGCTGAGGTGGATATCATACGTGTGAGAAGACAAGGAAAAGATGATACGCATAAGGACTTCAGGGTTAGAAGACATCGAGTTGAAGAAGCTCTTCGCTGGTTGAAAGACAACAATCCTGCCTATAGTGATATTGTCATTGACAGTGCCCGCATACGGAATTTACTGGAAGATGGTGAGTTGCCAAATCTGAGAACGGTtgagttttctgaaacagaacACGTGGATGACCAAGGCCCAGCTCCACAGCAATTAGTTGCTGGTGAAACAGATGGCAACGATGACTCAACAGTGTCTGGAGTGATTCTTGCTGAGCCAGGGGTGAATGTGCAAGCTGAAGTAGAAGCAGCCTTAAATCGGGTTGTGTCTGAACCGAGGGAAGTTGAGACAGACCAAGCACAACAAGGAGCGGAACGACCAGTGATCCCATGGCCCACCACTGACACAACTCCAGCATCTGAGTTCACCACCCCCTATTTTTTCACAATGGTGTTTCCTTGCTTGTTTCCCTATGGAAAGGGTGATTACCACATCAACCGTCCAATTTCATGTCCTGCACTCCATGAGTGGGCAGAGCACTTGCTGTGGTACCAGGATGGTAGATTTGCTCGGCATAAAGTGTGGAAGTTTATTGTTCACAACATGATCTTGAGAAAGCGTGCCCTGGAGCAGAGCGGGTACTTTGTTGATCAGCAACTAGGTGACCCACACATAACTGTAGCAGACCTACAAGAGCGACTAGCAAGGGGTGATACTTCATTCACAAACAAGCTTTTGTATTTCGGTGCAAACTTGCGTGGCACAGCTCAGTACTGGCATCAAAGGCGCAGAGAGCTTCGTGCCTTTGTTGAGTTCATGGTCAATGAAAAGCATGGATTGCCTTCCTTTTTTATGACTGGAAGCTTTACGGAGTTTTATTTTCCTCCACTGAAAAGGCTATTGGAAGAGTACATTTTACAGAGCATGGGGGAAGAAGTTAACCTTGCTGAAAATAGCAATGCCAGGTTCAAAGCTATTCAAGAGAACACCCATGTAGTGGTGAGCTACTTTGACCTACGCACCCAGTCATACCATGAAAAGGTACTGAAGGCAGTGTTTGGCGTCTCTGATTATTGGTATCGCTATGAATTTGCTAAGCCCCGGGGTCAAATTCATTGGCATCAACTCAGCTGGAGAGAGGACAGACAGCCACACCAGCTGTTGCACGAAGCTCGTGAGGATGGATGTGATGAGAATGAGTATGCAGCTAGACTTAGCCATTGGGCAGAGGAAAACTTTGCAATGACAGCATTACACCCAGCTGGCAGTGACAGAGAAGGACAATCAAGAAAAGACCTCTGGCCACCACCTGAGGGTTCGGCTGACCCGATATTAGGTGATAGGGATCCCCTGGTGAAGATGCTCATGGAAATAGCTGCAACACAAGATGGAATGCTGGAAGATCATTTGCTCTTAGTCAACCGAGTTGCTCTGCACAGTTGTTCTGATTATTGCTTGAGGACTCCTCGTCACCCTGAGCCAGGATTGCAACCAAGGGAACGAGTATGTCGTATGGAATTTGGAAGCGAGTTTCGACCAGGGAAGAAACTGCAGAGTGGCCCAGAAATTGTGAAAGATCATAACGGAGCTCCTCGCCTTGAGATGCCACGTGACCATCCACGTCTGGTTCAGCATTCTCGCTACCAATTACAGTCTTGGAGAGCAAATGGCGATGTAAGCTTGATTCTTTCAAATTCACCCCCTGAGAATCCCAGCACTGATGACTTGATAGCCATAATTGATTATGTGTGTGGCTATGCTTGTAAGGATAGTGAACCTACTGGTGCAACTGCTGATCTCTTTAAGGACATGGTAAATGCTGTTGACACACACGATGCAGACGAAGTGTCCGGGAAGTCAATGTGCGCTAAAATGCTGATGAAGACTGTGGGTAGACGAGATATCAGCGGACCTGAGGCCTCATTTGAGTTGAGTGGAAAAGCACTTTGGAGATGTAGCCGTTCATTCACATACTTGTCAATGTCAGGGTCAAGACGACTTGAACGGGATGGTGAGACTGCAACTTGCAGCACCCCTTTGGATAAATACCTTGCACGACCACGGCAAGAGCAGTGCTCGTGGTATCATTTTGCTTCCAAAGATGGTAAGGTTCCTGTTGTAAGTGGTGGTGCTACCCATGCAACCTGGCCATTGAATGAAGACTACTGTAGAACAATGCTTCTGTTGCACTGGCCAAACTGGTTTGACATCCAAGAAGTAAAAGGAGATGCTGAATCATGGATTGATCGCTTTACAGATTTTATCTGTACAGCTGACTGCCCAACATTCGTTAAGGCACAGGTTTCTAAGGCACGGCGTTATGCAGAACATCCACAAGAACGGGTGTTTGAAGAGGACGAGGACGAAGATGCTGCTGCAGTAGCAGAAGAACAGCCAGATTGGGTGGATGTATATGCTGGGGAAAATCAGATATTTGAGGGTGTGGAGAGGGATTTGGATTATGATGATGGTGGAGAGGAGTATGACTGGAGTAGTACTTGCATTATGGTTCCTGAGGGTGAAGACCCCAAGATGTGGCTTCAAGAaaggataaaagaagatgaagaacaGGAAATGGAAACTGAAGACCTTGAATTGCCACAGGTGTCTCTGTCATCCCTAAATGAGAATCAGAGAGCCATAGTTAGTCTGGTGTTGCACACCCTCTACAACTTTGTTGAAAACCAAGAACATTACCATcctttgcgacttgttgtctcCGGAACTGCTGGAACCGGAAAGTCATATGTAATCAGGTGTCTGCAGAGGTTGGTGCGGCAAGTGTTTGGGTCCAATGGTGCAATACAGGTGATCACTCCAACGGGGAATGCTGCCTATCTCGTTCAAGGCAGTACAGCTCACAGCTTTTTAGGAATCCCAACAGGGGCAAGGTCTTGCAACGAGTTGACAGTGCCTTCTGGACCTGTGcttgaaaaaattcagaataagTGTGAAAATCTGAAAGTTCTGGTTGGAGATGAGCGATCAATGTTTGGCCGCACAACCATGGGCTGGATGGAACAGCATACACGTTATGCAATTAACAGAGGAGCCAATGCAGATGAGTTGTGGGGAGGTATTCCTGTAGCGGTGTTCATGGGAGATGATGTTCAACTGCCTCCTGTGTGTGACACCGCTGTGTATATTCAAGATTGTCGCAGTGCACCATCTAATCATGGTCGTTTAGTATGGACAACTTTTGATAGTGCTGTGGAGCTTACTCAGATTGTAAGACAAACTGAATCTGAACAACAGCTCAGAGATGTGTTGATGTCATTGAGAACTTACAGTACGACACCCCAGCAAATTCATTGGCTACAGAAATTTCAATGGCACAATCTCCGATTAACCCATGGTCCAGAACTCCTAGGAAGGATGGATGAACAAGGCTTGTTTGTGTTTCCAACCCATCGTCTGGAATGGGAGCGCAACAAAGTTAAGTTACTTGAGTGGAACAGAAAGCCAAACCACCCAGTGGCAAGGATAAAAGCACTTGACAATGGCAGACATGCACAGAAGGCAGACAGTAACAAAGCAGGAGGATTGCTACCACTACTGTATCTTTGCCGTGACAGCAAAGTCATGCTCGTTACAAACTTAAAGGCTGCATGGGGGTTGTACAATGGAGCAGTGGGAACAGTAGTGGACATTGTCTACGCAGATGGTAACAGACCAACAGACGATCCCCCGCCATTACCTGATGTTGTGTATGTGCGTTTTCCAGGATATAAGGGTCCACCTTATATCAATGAAGATTCTACAGTGGTGCCAATTGTGCCCGTCAGTCGGTGCACTGACTGCTCATGTCGATGCAAGCGCCTTCAAGTTCCATTGAGATTGGCATGGGGAACAACAATCCACAAGTGCCAAGGGATGACTGTAGGTAATGGGGAAGCATTCAGATATGTTGTGATTCATCCTGGAAAGCACGATTTTGAAGCTAAGAATCCTGGAGCTTTATTTGTGGCATTGTCACGAGCAAAATCAGCGGGTGGAGAAGGCAGAGTCTACccttgcaaaacaaatctggaatattctggttatttccagaatttttcttag
- the LOC138002181 gene encoding octapeptide-repeat protein T2-like: protein MPSNEERREKERQRKKESRQRASEAQRERERARAQEKRLHYSDEQRQKERERAQENRLNYSEEQRQKERERAQENRLNYSDAQRQKERERAQENRLNYSDEQRQKERERALENRLNYSDEQRQKERERAQENRLNYSDKQRQKEQERAREKRRRQSEEHRKKERERCCDCRRRISDKQRKRGQETPEENEYPREAEEVEDHGQCGCEDVISEIWSCSSPVVRDLVQCGRDHAVLEKLRLVYTIAKGC from the exons atgccttcaaacgaggaaagaagagaaaaggaaagacagagaaaaaaagaaagcaggcAACGAGCAAGCGAGGCTCAACGTGAAAGAGAGCGAGCGAGAGCACAAGAAAAGAGACTGCATTATAGTGACGAACAACGTCAGAAGGAGCGggagagagcacaagaaaacaggctgaATTATAGTGAggaacaacggcagaaggagcgggaaagagcacaagaaaacaggctcaattaCAGTGACGcacaacggcagaaggagcgggaaagagcacaagaaaacaggctcaattatagtgacgaacaacggcagaaggagcgggaaAGAGCACtagaaaacaggctcaattatagtgacgaacaacggcagaaggagcgggaaagagcacaagaaaacaggctcaattataGTGACAAGCAACGGCagaaagagcaggaaagagcacgagagaagaggcgacgacaGAGTGAGGAACaccgaaagaaagaaagagaaagatgtTGTGATTGCAGGCGGCGAATTAGTGACAAACAGCGAAAAAGGGGGCAAGAAACACCTGAAGAAAACGAATACCCAAGAGAGGCAGAGGAAG tcgAGGATCATGGGCAATGTGGTTGTGAAGATGTAATTTCTGAGATATGGTCATGCTCATCGCCTGTTGTAAGAGATTTAGTTCAGTGTGGTCGCGATCATGCAG TTTTAGAGAAGCTAAGATTAGTTTATACAATTGCTAAGGGATGTTAA